A window of the Lepus europaeus isolate LE1 chromosome 5, mLepTim1.pri, whole genome shotgun sequence genome harbors these coding sequences:
- the LOC133761029 gene encoding T-cell surface glycoprotein CD1a-like: protein MLFLFLPLLAALLPGSDNKVGLEEPVSLHVIQTSYFYNRSWVQNLGSAWLGDLETHRWEGVSGTIVYLWPWSKGNFSNKELTEFETFFHSHFGRYITEVHNFAKQLKYEYPFVFQYATGCELHSGKASAGFLRKAYQGTDLLSFQNKSWVPSPQGGSRAKATCRLLNSLVGLTEIVHRALSYTCPRFLLSVLDAGKADIQQKVKPEAWLSSGPSPGPGRLLLVCHVSGFYPKPVWVMWMRGDQEQPRTQPRDLLPNADRTWYLRVTLDVAAGEASGLSCRVKHSSLGDQDIILYWDHHSPAGFIFLAVIMLVALLAGLAFWFRKYWIHHGPLRTRLPLQ, encoded by the exons ATgctgtttctgtttcttccatTGCTGGCTGCCCTGCTCCCCGGCAGTGACAACAAAGTTG GTTTGGAAGAGCCTGTCTCCTTACATGTCATACAGACGTCATATTTTTATAACCGTTCCTGGGTACAGAATCTGGGCTCAGCATGGTTGGGAGACTTGGAGACTCATCGCTGGGAAGGTGTCTCTGGCACCATTGTTTACCTGTGGCCTTGGTCCAAGGGTAACTTCAGCAACAAGGAGCTCACAGAATTTGAAACATTCTTCCATTCGCACTTCGGTAGATATATTACGGAAGTCCACAACTTTGCCAAACAATTGAAGTATGAAT ATCCCTTTGTCTTTCAGTATGCAACAGGCTGTGAGCTGCACTCTGGGAAGGCATCAGCAGGCTTCCTGAGGAAAGCTTATCAAGGAACAGACCTCCTGAGCTTTCAAAACAAATCATGGGTGCCATCTCCACAAGGAGGAAGTAGAGCCAAGGCTACCTGCAGACTTCTTAATTCATTAGTAGGTCTCACAGAAATAGTGCACAGAGCTCTCAGTTACACCTGCCCACGTTTCCTTCTGAGTGTACTGGATGCGGGAAAAGCAGATATCCAGCAGAAAG TAAAGCCTGAGGCCTGGCTGTCCAGtggtcccagccctgggcctggccgtCTGCTGCTGGTGTGCCATGTATCTGGCTTCTACCCTAAGCCTGTGTGGGTGATGTGGATGCGAGGTGACCAGGAGCAGCCTCGTACCCAGCCACGGGACCTCCTTCCCAATGCTGATAGGACGTGGTATCTCCGAGTGACCCTGGATGTGGCAGCTGGGGAGGCGTCTGGCCTGTCTTGTCGAGTGAAGCACAGCAGTTTGGGAGACCAAGACATCATCCTCTACTGGG ATCATCACAGCCCCGCTGGATTCATCTTCTTGGCAGTGATAATGCTCGTGGCTCTTCTGGCAGGTCTTGCATTTTGGTTTAGGAAGTACTG GATACACCATGGACCTCTGAGAACTCGTCTCCCTTTGCAGTGA